CGTTACCGACCATCCATGCGTGTGCACTATAAATATCCTTCCAACCAAGGTTGAGAGTGGCAGGCTTGCAACACCAGTAGCAGACACCTCACCTGATGAGTTTCCTTTTTATCTTTCATTCACAAGGATGAAGACTGTCAACACGGTGTTCGTGGGTCTTACTCTTTTGGTGCTATCCTCAGGTAATCAACAGTTTAGTATTATGCATGTAATCCGACGTTCTTTTCTGTTGATTTTTCCTAATCCTTGTTCGTTTCTTTCTGAGATCTGCAGGCATGTTGATGCAGGCTTCAGCCGAGCTCTGCAGTGACTCGATAGTTTCGCCAAGTTGTGATGGCAATGGCGTCTCATGTAAGGAGCTATGCAAAAGGTTCATTTACATCGGCAAGGTCACTGCAACATGCGTTCCCCAGGGGTGTAAGTGCACGGTCTGCATACCACATGATTAAGCACGCGTTCGTTTTCCTGTGGTTAGTGGTGAAATAAGGTCTTGTTTTAGACAAGTTGTAATCAGGGCCTCAGGGGCAGCCAGCCCTGAGTCACTACATTACTTGTCACTGCAGAATGTATTGATTTATAAGCCAATGTATTTTGCTTTTTTGATATGCAAAAGGACAGAAAAGTATACCTGCATTTTGCCTTTTCATATTAACTTGGCCAAAGAATTTGTTAGATCACTCGAGATATATGAGCGGAATTAGATAAACTAGATGAGGCCCCACGCGCTGCTGCGGAAACCTTGCTAAAAATGCATGAATAGTTGCTATCAAAACATCTAAAAACTAATAGAATGCAAATGTAAGCTTAAAAGATAAAATGAGAAGTGCCTAAAAAGAGAGGGAAAAAATGTCATTTCTAACAAAATATGAAGGATGAACTCTAATATAAAGAATAACTGATGACTAATTTGCATGAAGTGATGATGTGGTAACATTTGCATGCATACAGTAATGCAAAAATAAATGTAACTTATGGCTTGCATTTATCACATATTTATGTGGCATGGTTGCATGACTAGAAAAAAAATAGATAGTAGGTTCTAACTATTTAAGAATAAAAGACAATAGAAGTTGTGCATTGTGATGCACATAATTCACTCATATTGTGAAATTCACTTCTCAAGCTTATCTAAAAGGTACATGATGggacaaagaaaataaaaatactTATAAGGTctaacaataataatttatgacaATATGCATTGCTCCACGCAGTCGCCGGAGGGTCACACCTCCTTCTCTAAACAAAAACAAAGGCAATAGATTGCTCGGCCTAAGTGGTTATAGCTATATAAAAAACTATCAACAACAAAGATAATATACTGTAACATTTATGAGAAAAAGTTGTAACAATTTTGGTTTTGATACCTCCTGCTCTTGGAGTATATATGTTCATGTCGAACACTATGCATATCATTCCTTGTAAACCAAAAGAACATTATTTTGACAATCAAATGAATACCTTTGCTTTTCTTGAAGCGATTTGAATGAATTTCCCATCTCTATTCTTGATCTCTTAGATTATATACGTTCTTGTCAAACAATatgaataaagaaagagaaggAAACTCAATGTTGgtgaaacaaaacctataaaaaAAGGAACCGACGGATGGGTTCCCGCTCCTCTTGTCGCCGATGAAATCATCGGACGTGGAAGAGGAGGGGGGCCGGTGTGGCAACATCGAGGAGAAAGTTGGCGACAACGGTTAGGGTTGAGAGAGGCTGGGGACAAGACTTTCCTTCTCTTTCTTTACTCTCGATCTCTTCGTAATACATTGAAATGAAAAAGTATACAAGGAATACCCGAACACCTCCAATCGCATTGAGAGATGTAGGAGATGGACAGTCGGGTACCTACAAAGGGAATGTATTGCAGAAGAAAGGATGCTTAGAGATTGGTCAAACATGTCACTTGCTAGGATGTGTATTGGTGAGACTAGGGACAAACTTTCATAGGATTTCTTTTCCATCATCACCACATAGCATTTACCACTTTTTTCTCTCTCGAAAACATACGAGTTTGCGGACTATATATTAAAGAAGAAGTGCAGTGAAGAACCCCTCCACATTGGCGGTTACATTACAagaacatgatacgtctccaacgtatctataattttttattgctccatgctatattatctactattttgaatgtttatgggctttattatacacttctatatcatttttgggactaacctattaagcggaggcccaacccagatttgttgttttatgcctatttcagtgttttgaagaaaatgaatatcaaacggagtcgaaatggaacgaaatcaactggagaagttatttttggaaggaaacctaccagatagatttggaccctacgtcagaagatgaaggaggagctcacgagggtagggggcgcgcccgccccctgcctcatggtccccccttcggtccactgacgtactcctttcacccatatatacccacgtatcctaaaacttccataacgcacaatagatcgggatttccgcccccagaagcctccgtagccaccgaaagccaatctagacccgtttcggcaccctgccggagggggaatccctctccggtggccatcttcatcatcccggtgctctccatgacgaggagggagtagttcttcctcggggctgagggtatgtatcaatagctatgtgtttgatctctctctctctctcgtgttcttgaggtgatatgatcttgatgtatcgcgagctttgctattatagttggatcctatgatgttttctcccccctctactctcttgtaatgaattgagtttcccctttgaagttatcttatcggattgagtctttaaagatttgagaacacttgatgtatgtcttgccgtggatatctgtggtgacaatgggatatcacgtgattcacttgatgtatgttttggtgatcaacttgcgggttccgcccatgaacctatgcataggggttggcacacgttttcgtcgtgattttccgatagaaactttggggcactctttgaggttctatgtgttggttgaatagatgaatctgagattgtgtgatgcatatcgtataatcatacccacgaatacttgaggtgacattggagtatctaggtgaaattagggttttggttgatttgtgtcttaaggtgttattctagtacgaactctagggctgtttgtgacacttataggaatagcccaacggattgattggaaagaataactttgaggtggtttcgtaccctaccataatctcttcgttcgttctccgctattagtgactttggagtgactctttgttgcatgttgagggatagttatgtgatccaattatgttagtattgttgagggaacttacactagcgaaagtatgaaccctaggccttgtttccacgcattgcaataccgtttacgctcacttttatcacttgctaccttgctatttttataatttcaaattacaaatacctttatctactatccatataccacttgtatcaccatctcttcgctgaactagtgcacctatacaatttaccattgtattgggtgtgttggggacacaaaagactctttgttatttggttgcagggttgcttgagagggaccatcttcatcctacgcctcctacggattgataaaccttaggtcatccacttgagggaaatttgctactgtcctataaacctctgcacttggaggcccaacaacgtctacaagaagaaggttgtgtagtagacatcaagctcttttttggcgccgttgccggggaggtgagtgcttgaaggtatatctttagatcttgcaatcgagtcttttagtttctttctTTATCaccagtttagtttataaaagaaaactataaaaaatggaattgagtttgtctcatacgcttcacctttttaatattttttgtgagtatgatggaaaggataattgtgctcaagtgctagaagaagaaatctataaaatgtttggcactaaatctttgaatgatgagcatgattgcaacgtcgttagtataaattccttgaatatccatgatgctaatgatatgcaaagccacaagcttggggaagctatgtttgatgaagatgatattttttgtcccccaagttttgatgagcaaatttattatgatgagagcatgccccctatttatgatgattattgtgatgacttgtatgctataaagaataatgatatccatgaaacttgtcatcatgattttagttttcaattggattatgcctcacatgatagttactttgttgagtttgctcccactactattaatgagaagaattttgcttgtgtggagagtaataaaatttctatgcttatagatcatgaaaagaatgctttaggtgctggttatattgttgaattcattcatgatgctactgaaaattattatgagggaggaatatatgcttgtaggagttgcaataatatcaagtttcctcagtatgtgcttaaagttttgaaattatgcttgttttaccttcctatgcaagttgattcttattcccacaagttgtttgctcacaaaatccctatgcataggaagagggttagacttaaatgtgcttgtcatatgcttcatgatgctcttgttatgtttcaattcttatcttttatgtgagcatcattgaaatcatcatgcctagctaggggcattaaacgatagcgcttgttaggaggcaacccaattttatttttgttccttactttttgttcctgtttagtaataaataattcatctagcctctgtttagatgtggttatatgcttttaattagtgtttgtgtcaagtagaacctttggaaagacttgcggaaagtcttgttgatcatgctgtaaaaaacagaaactttagcgctcacgagaattgctgccatctttatttggagagtgctatttagttaattatttttgcagatgattaatatataaattcctaaggtccagcaatttatttgagaattctatgtgctccagaagtatacgtttaattcagattactacagactgttatgtttttgacagattctgtttttcatttgttgtttacttattttgatgaatctacggctagtaaaatagtttataaaccatagagaagttagaatacattaggtttaacaccaatataaatagagaatgagttcattacagtaccttgaagtggtgttttgctttcttatactaacggagcttacgagttttctgttaagttttgtgttgtgaagttttcaagttttgggtaaggattcgatggactatggaataaggagtggaaagagcctaagcttgggggtgcccaaggcaccccaaggaaatattcaaggacaaccaagagcctaagcttggggatgccccggaaggcatcccctctttcgtcttcgtccatcggtaactttacttggagctatatttttattcaccacatgatatgtgttttgattggagcgtcaatttattttgttaggatttgcttgctattatttaaaacaatattttgcatcttttatttcaataaaagtggcattgatagcctttactatgcctattttagaagtccacatgttgctgtttgaaaacagaaagtttaccgctgttgaaataattccctagaaaagtcagaatgtgataaaatattgaaaccttttgcatattaagctctgataaatttactacagtgggaattttatttcataatttttggagctagggaagtattgatgttgcagcattctttacagactatcctgtttaggcagattgctgttatgtttgcattgttgcatatgtttgcttctttaatgattctatttgaagataggaatattaaatatgcagaggcatttagtatgcaatgtataataataattttagtgatttgctacagtagagtatgataaggttttggcaatggtttatactagcttatctcacgagtccttgttgagttttgtgtgaatgaagcttttgagatttagggagatcgtgatatgagaggaattaaggagacacaaaagctcaagcttggggatgcctaaggcaccccaagataatatttcaagaagtctcaagcgtctaagcttggggatgccccggttggcatcccgcctttcttctccaacaactatcggttagtttcggttgatcctaagttttcgcttcttcacatgatgtttgccattcttagaatgtcattttattttgctttgcttgctatttgaataaaataccaagatcttaaattattaaatgttagagagtcttcacatagttgcataattattcgactactcattgatcttcacttatatcttccggagtagtttgttgttgctctagtgcttcagttatatctttttagagcatgacggttgttttattttgaaaaaatagatgaactctcatgcttcacttagattattttgagagtcttaaatagcatggtaatttgcttaaaatcctaatatgctaggtatacaagattaataataaaattctcttatgagtgtgttgaatactaagagaagtttgatacttgatgattgttttgagatatgaggatggtaatattagagtcatgctagttgagtagttgtgaatttgagaaatacttgtgttgaagtttgtgattcccgtagcatgcacgtatggtgaaccgttatgtgatgaagtcagagcatgatttatttattgattgccttccttatgggtggcggtcggggacgagcgatggtcttttcctatcaatctatccccctaggagcatgcacgtagtactttttttcgataactaatagatttttgcaataagtatgtgagttctttatgactaatgttgagtccatggattatacgcactctcacgcttccaccattgctagcctctctagtaccgcgcaaatttcgccggtaccataaacccaccatataccttcctcaaaacagtcaccatacctacctattattggcatttccatagccattccgagatatattgccatgcaactttccactgttccgtttattatgacacgctccatcattgtcatattgctttgcatgatcatgtagttgacatcgtatttgcggcaaagccaccgttcataattctttcatacatgtcactcatgcatcattgcacatcccggtacaccgccggaggcattcatatagagtcatatcttgttctaagtatctagttgtaaatcttgagttgtaagaaaaataaaagtgtgatgattatcattattagagcattgtcccagtgaggaaaggatgatggagactatgatttccccacaagtcgggatgagactccggacgaaaataaaaaacaaaagaggccaaagaagcccaaataaaaaaagagaaagaaaagaggccataaaaaggagaaaaggcccaaataaaaaaataaaaatgagagaaaaagagagaagggacaatgctactatccttttaccacacttgtgcttcaaagtagcaccttgatcttcatagtagagagtctctcatgttatcactttcatatactagtgggaatatttcattatagaacttggcttgtatattccaatgatgggcttcctcaaaatgccctaggtcttcgtgagcaagcgagttggatgcacacccgttagtttctttttgagctttcatacatttatagctctagtgcatccgttgcatggcaatccctactcactcacattgatatctgttgatgggcatctccatagcccattgatacgcctagttgatgtgagactatcttctccctttttgtcttctccacaaccatcattctattccacctatagtggtatatctatggctcacgctcatgtattgcgtgaagattgaaaaagtttgagaacatcaaaagtatgaaacaattgcttggcttgtcatcggggttgtgcatgatttaaatattttgtgtggtgaagatagagcatagccagactatatgattttgtagggatagctttctttggccatgttattttgagaagacatgattacttagttggtatgcttgaagtattatcatttttatgtcaatatgaacttttgtcttgaatcttttgaatctaaatattcataccacaattaagaagaattacattgaaattatgccaagtagcactccgcatcaaaaactctgtttttatcatttacctactcgaggacgaacaagaattaagcttggggatgctgatacgtctccaacgtatctataatttttgattgctccatgctatattatctactgttttgaatgtttatgggctttattatacacttttatatcatttttgggactaacctattaaccggaggcctagcccagatttgctgttttatgcctattttagtgtttcgaagaaaaggaatatcaaacggagtcgaaacagaacgaaatcaactggagaagttatttttggaaggaaacctaccggatagacttggaccctacgtcagaagatgaagcaggagctcatgagggtagggggcgtgcccaccccctggggcgcgccccctgcctcgtggccccctcttcggtccaccgacgtactcctttcacccatatatacccacgtatcctaaaacttccagaacacacaatagatcgggagttccgccgccagaagcctccgtagccactgaaagccaatctagacccgttccggcaccctgccggagggggaatccctctccgatggccatcttcatcatcccggtgctctccatgacgaggagggagtagttatccctcggggctgagggtatgtaccggtagctatgtgttggatctctctctctctctcgtgttcttgaggtgatacgatcttgatgtatcgtgagctttgctattatagttggatcctatgatgttttctctcccctctactctcttgtaatgaattgagtttcccctttgaagttatcttatcggattgagtctttaaagatttgagaacacttgatgtatgtcttgccgtggatatcttgttggggaacatagtaatttcaaaaaaaatcctacgcacacgcaagatcatggtgatgcatagcaacgagaggggagagtgttgtctacgtaccctcgtagaccagcaacggaagcgttgacacaacatagaggaagtagtcgtacgtgttccggatccgaccgatccaagtaccgaacgtacggcacctccgagttctgcacacgttcaactcgatgacgtccctcgagctctgatccagcaaagtgttgagggagagtttcatcagcacaacggcgtgatgatggtgatgatgttctaccgacgcagggctttgcctaagcaccgctacgatatgaccgaggtggaatatggtggaagggggcaccgcacacggctaaggaacgatcacgaagatcaacttgtgtgtcatggggtgcccccttgccccgtatataaaggagggagagggggaggtgcggccggcccaaggggtgtgcctggaggagtcctactcccaccgggagtaggactcccccctcttgccttgttggaaaaggaagggggaagggagaaagaggaaaggggggcgccgcccccccttccttgtcctattcggactaggggggagggggcgcgcggcctgccctggccggccctcctcttctcccttagggcccatgtaggcccaataacccccggtggggttccggtaaccccccggtactccggtaaaattccgatttcacccggaacatttccgatatccaaatataggcttccaatatatcaatatttatgtctcgaccatttcgagactcctcgtcatgtccgtgatcacatccgggacaccgaacaaccttcgttacatcaaaacacaaaaaccctaattacgatcgtcaccgaacattaagcgtgcggaccctacgggttcgagaactatgtagacatgaccgagacacgtctccggtcaataaccaatagtgaaacctggatgctcatattggctcccacatattctacaaagatctttatcggtcagaccgcataacaatatacgttgttcctttgtcatcggtatattacttgcccgagattcgatcgtcggtatctcaatacctagttcaatctcgttaccggcaagtctctttactcgttctgtaatacatcatcccacaactaacttattagttgcaatgcttgcaaggcttgagtgatgtgcattaccgagagggcccagagatacctctccgacaatcggagtgacaaatcctaatctcgaaatacgccaacccaacaaataccttcggagacacctgtagagcacctttataatcacccagttacgttgtgacgtttggtagcacacaaagtgttcctccggtaaacgggagttgcataatctcatagtcataggaacatatataagttatgaagaaagcaatagcaacaaactaaacgatcaagtgctaagctaatggaatgggtcaagtcaatcacatcattctcctaatgatgtgatcccgttaaccaaataacaactcatgtctatggttaggaaacataaccatctttgatcaacgagctagtcaagtagaggcatactagtgacactctgtttgtctatgtattcacacatgtattatgtttccggttaatacaattctagcatgaataataaacatttatcatgatacaaggaaataaataataactttattattgcctctagggcatatttccttcagtctcccacttgcactagagtcaataatctagattacacagtaatgattctaacacccatggagccttggtgctgatcatgttttgctcgtggaagaggcttagtcagcgggtctgcaacattcagatccgtatgtatcttgcaaatttctatgtctcccacttggactaaatcccgaatggaattgaagcgtctcttgatgtg
The sequence above is drawn from the Triticum aestivum cultivar Chinese Spring chromosome 7A, IWGSC CS RefSeq v2.1, whole genome shotgun sequence genome and encodes:
- the LOC123151893 gene encoding uncharacterized protein, which gives rise to MKTVNTVFVGLTLLVLSSGMLMQASAELCSDSIVSPSCDGNGVSCKELCKRFIYIGKVTATCVPQGCKCTVCIPHD